From Streptomonospora salina, the proteins below share one genomic window:
- a CDS encoding TetR/AcrR family transcriptional regulator has protein sequence MGDRNRTDDSEGPSRARRRRGAELEEAIYTAALEETAELGLPRVTMEGIARRAGTAKTSLYRRWSSPEDIVLRALYRGYPVEQPAPGADDLRGDLVAALTLMRDSLMRPVYGRVMSSVLSEAWRRPDLHERLYAEVFDARGGRFTRTVLLHYADHGRIDPALITPVVADIGEALLFKYGIDTMAVPGDDYIAAVVDQAILPAVGRAADAGFGERDGAAD, from the coding sequence GTGGGTGACCGGAACCGGACAGACGACAGCGAAGGACCGTCGCGGGCCCGGCGCCGCCGGGGCGCGGAGCTGGAGGAAGCCATCTACACGGCCGCCCTGGAGGAGACCGCCGAGCTCGGCCTGCCGCGCGTCACCATGGAAGGCATCGCCCGCAGGGCGGGGACCGCCAAGACCTCGCTGTACCGGCGATGGTCGTCACCGGAGGACATCGTGCTTCGGGCGCTGTACCGGGGATATCCCGTCGAGCAGCCCGCGCCGGGCGCCGACGACCTGCGCGGCGACCTCGTCGCAGCGCTCACACTGATGCGCGACAGCCTGATGCGGCCCGTGTACGGACGGGTGATGTCCTCAGTCCTCAGCGAAGCCTGGCGCCGCCCCGACCTGCACGAACGCCTCTACGCTGAAGTCTTCGACGCTCGCGGCGGGCGCTTCACCCGCACCGTGCTGCTGCACTACGCCGACCACGGGCGCATCGACCCGGCCCTGATCACCCCCGTCGTCGCCGACATCGGAGAGGCCCTGCTGTTCAAGTACGGCATCGACACCATGGCGGTACCGGGCGACGACTACATCGCCGCCGTCGTGGACCAGGCGATCCTCCCGGCGGTGGGACGGGCCGCCGATGCCGGTTTCGGGGAGAGAGACGGCGCGGCGGACTGA
- a CDS encoding helix-turn-helix domain-containing protein: protein MTEHIPESSPLTFGQRVRRLRERNGQTRAVLGGLVGRSQEWVKFIESGRLQMPRLPLLLRLADALGVEDMSDLTGDERLAAASYTKAAHDALPTVKDALTSYTFGREADEAPTAAELIERVRQTWQLWHGNRDHRSRVAAVLPGLLSDLQHAARTLQGDDRRRALAALAETYHLTQLYLSFQPTPELVTLTGDRSMSAAQDADDPHAIAVAAWYLNHVFRDAGERHEARVDLAMRAADLLRPDNGPEDLARWGLLQLAAALSYAKIGRAGDAWRYWDRAEDAAQRLGDRYAHPWLMFGRGMVDAYAITMNNDLMKPGAALEVAERIDLAPMPSATRRSFHLIESARAHSMKAESVATVHLLRKAYHESPETARYNLFTRSAVSELSTAGSAMIRDDVRNLARKIGVQAA, encoded by the coding sequence ATGACAGAGCATATCCCGGAATCGTCGCCCCTCACGTTCGGTCAACGCGTCCGACGTCTACGCGAGCGCAACGGCCAAACGCGCGCCGTACTCGGCGGCCTAGTAGGCCGCTCCCAGGAATGGGTCAAGTTCATCGAATCGGGGCGGCTGCAGATGCCGCGCCTTCCGCTACTGCTACGCCTTGCGGACGCACTAGGGGTAGAGGACATGTCGGATCTCACCGGGGATGAACGGCTTGCCGCGGCGAGCTATACGAAGGCGGCGCATGATGCACTGCCCACGGTCAAGGACGCTCTCACGTCGTACACGTTCGGTCGTGAAGCAGATGAGGCGCCGACGGCCGCGGAGCTGATCGAGCGTGTCCGGCAGACCTGGCAGCTCTGGCACGGAAATCGCGACCACCGCAGCCGTGTAGCGGCCGTACTGCCCGGTCTCCTATCGGATCTCCAGCACGCTGCCCGCACTCTGCAAGGCGATGACCGGCGTCGCGCGTTGGCTGCGCTCGCCGAGACGTACCATCTCACTCAGCTCTACCTGAGCTTCCAGCCGACTCCCGAGCTGGTTACGTTGACCGGCGACCGGTCCATGTCGGCTGCCCAGGACGCCGACGATCCGCACGCGATAGCCGTAGCCGCGTGGTATCTGAATCACGTGTTTCGTGACGCCGGAGAGCGCCATGAGGCACGCGTAGACCTGGCGATGCGCGCGGCGGACCTGCTACGGCCCGACAATGGCCCGGAAGATCTCGCGCGCTGGGGACTGCTGCAGCTCGCCGCCGCACTCTCCTACGCGAAGATTGGACGCGCCGGTGACGCGTGGCGCTACTGGGACCGCGCCGAAGATGCGGCCCAGCGGCTCGGCGACCGGTACGCGCACCCGTGGCTAATGTTCGGCCGCGGCATGGTGGACGCCTACGCGATCACGATGAACAACGACCTCATGAAGCCCGGCGCGGCACTAGAAGTCGCCGAGCGAATCGACCTCGCGCCGATGCCGTCGGCCACTCGGCGGAGCTTCCACCTGATCGAATCCGCCCGCGCCCACAGCATGAAGGCCGAAAGCGTGGCTACGGTGCACCTGCTACGGAAGGCCTACCACGAATCGCCCGAGACGGCCCGTTACAACCTCTTCACCCGCTCGGCGGTGTCGGAGCTGAGCACGGCCGGTAGCGCCATGATCCGGGATGACGTGCGCAACCTCGCGCGCAAGATCGGAGTCCAGGCGGCTTAG
- a CDS encoding acyltransferase family protein, whose translation MQGLRAVAVALVLVYHVDHDLLPGGYVGVDVFFVISGFLITSLLLREARTEGRVSLGAFYVRRIRRILPAASVVLVGTGLAALWLLPATRLAETARELVASAVYVENLFLAGESVDYLAAESAASPVQHFWSLAVEEQFYLLWPLLFAAWAAGGPRWGRRRVALAAAGGVLAVSLGFSAVLTATDPQPAYFLPQTRMWELAAGGVLAVASVRIVWPVRVRWVLGWAGLAAIGWSVLAYDDQTPFPGVAAVVPVAGAAAVIAAGCNGGRWSSYGLLASGPARFGGDISYPLYLWHWPVIVFASALTGSARLEPLYAGLAVVVSVVLAWGTKVAVEDPVRRWGLLRSGRRAGVFAVVAALVVVLVGAVQVGRYEWLKGAEFDPVQHVGPAALGTSEPMGSGAVPLYPSAVAAGEDFPDVKDECQAPPETTRLQSCVYGPDDADTTVALVGDSHAAQWAPALRTIADDHDWQLHIYAKSSCSFTLTTMERNDRDYDACTEWNESLLDELSGDIEPDILFTTSSANNKAASASSQSDGALDIAAGMNRLWSPLEDAGTDVVAIRDNPRMATRLPECVSLHKDDLAQCEQPAEDAFSNDDPQVIAAGNDPDADVVDLTEEFCTGDTCLPVIGNVTVYRDSHHLTATYSEMLAPKLERAAGNALGGL comes from the coding sequence GTGCAGGGCCTGCGCGCCGTGGCGGTGGCGCTCGTGCTCGTCTATCACGTCGATCACGATCTGCTGCCCGGCGGCTATGTGGGTGTGGACGTCTTCTTCGTGATCTCGGGGTTTCTGATCACGTCGCTGCTGCTGCGCGAGGCCCGCACCGAGGGGCGGGTGTCGCTGGGGGCGTTCTACGTCCGCCGTATCCGGCGGATCCTGCCCGCGGCGAGCGTGGTGCTGGTGGGGACCGGGCTGGCGGCGCTGTGGCTGCTGCCGGCGACGCGGTTGGCGGAGACGGCGCGGGAGCTGGTGGCCAGTGCGGTGTATGTGGAGAACCTGTTCCTGGCCGGGGAGTCGGTGGACTATCTGGCCGCGGAGTCGGCGGCCAGTCCCGTGCAGCATTTCTGGTCGCTGGCGGTGGAGGAGCAGTTCTATCTGCTGTGGCCGCTGCTGTTCGCGGCGTGGGCGGCGGGCGGGCCCCGGTGGGGGCGCCGCCGTGTGGCGCTGGCGGCGGCGGGGGGTGTGCTGGCGGTGTCGCTGGGGTTCTCGGCGGTGCTGACGGCCACCGATCCCCAGCCGGCGTATTTCCTGCCCCAGACCCGGATGTGGGAGTTGGCGGCGGGGGGTGTGCTGGCGGTGGCGTCGGTGCGGATCGTGTGGCCGGTGCGGGTGCGGTGGGTGCTGGGCTGGGCGGGTCTGGCCGCGATCGGCTGGTCGGTGCTGGCCTATGACGATCAGACGCCGTTTCCGGGGGTGGCGGCGGTGGTGCCGGTCGCGGGGGCGGCGGCGGTGATCGCGGCGGGGTGCAACGGGGGGCGGTGGTCCTCCTACGGGCTGCTGGCGAGTGGTCCCGCGCGTTTCGGCGGCGATATCTCGTATCCGCTGTATCTGTGGCATTGGCCGGTGATCGTGTTCGCGTCGGCGCTGACCGGTTCGGCGCGGCTGGAGCCGTTGTATGCGGGGCTGGCGGTGGTGGTGTCGGTGGTGTTGGCGTGGGGCACCAAGGTGGCGGTGGAGGATCCGGTGCGCCGGTGGGGGCTGTTGCGGTCGGGCCGGCGGGCGGGGGTGTTCGCTGTGGTGGCGGCGTTGGTGGTGGTGCTGGTCGGTGCGGTTCAGGTGGGGCGCTACGAGTGGCTCAAGGGGGCGGAGTTCGATCCGGTGCAGCATGTGGGGCCGGCGGCGTTGGGTACGTCGGAGCCGATGGGGTCGGGTGCGGTGCCGTTGTATCCCTCGGCGGTGGCCGCGGGCGAGGACTTCCCCGACGTCAAGGACGAATGCCAGGCCCCTCCCGAGACCACGCGGCTGCAGTCCTGCGTCTACGGTCCCGACGACGCCGACACCACCGTCGCCCTGGTCGGCGACTCCCACGCCGCCCAATGGGCGCCCGCCCTGCGCACGATCGCCGACGACCACGACTGGCAGCTGCACATCTACGCCAAATCGTCGTGCTCGTTCACCCTCACCACGATGGAGCGCAACGACCGGGACTACGACGCGTGCACGGAGTGGAACGAGTCCCTCCTCGATGAACTGAGCGGCGACATCGAGCCCGACATCCTCTTCACCACCTCCAGTGCCAACAACAAGGCGGCCTCGGCCTCCAGCCAATCCGACGGCGCGCTCGACATCGCCGCCGGCATGAACCGGCTGTGGTCGCCGCTCGAAGACGCCGGCACCGACGTCGTCGCCATCCGCGACAACCCCCGCATGGCCACGCGCCTGCCCGAATGCGTGTCACTGCACAAGGACGACCTCGCCCAGTGCGAGCAGCCGGCCGAGGACGCGTTCTCCAACGACGACCCGCAGGTCATCGCCGCCGGGAACGACCCCGACGCCGACGTCGTCGACCTCACCGAGGAGTTCTGCACCGGCGACACCTGCCTGCCGGTGATCGGCAACGTCACCGTCTACCGCGACAGCCACCACCTCACCGCCACCTACTCCGAGATGCTCGCCCCGAAACTGGAACGAGCAGCCGGAAACGCCCTCGGCGGCCTGTAG
- a CDS encoding DUF418 domain-containing protein, translated as MSHNTDRSESPPASGAVPATQRSLAPDLARGFMLLIIATVHAHLFRDFAGAGGFSLAGPLDVGTTAVMALFAENRGYPMFAALFGYGLAQILRRRTAEGREWPWVRRLLRRRGRWLVVIGVAHTALLFHGDIIAVYGLIALVFTAALGMGDRRLLTHAFAWMAAGSLFYALASTLLFSAAAQSTGADVTWLSDALARLAVFPSFLPLMFALSVFPFLIGVWAGRRRLLEEPWRHLPLLRRTAAWGVGTSVAGGVPQALINIEVWNAAPAAEAVVFWLHLLTGYAGGFGYAAVIALIALRLDRRRDGRRGPVATALAATGQRSMTCYLLQSVAWLALIPPYTLDIGASLSDAQAVALGTAVWLATVVLAEALRRAGFRRGPAEWFLRRMTYGRPPEPASPG; from the coding sequence ATGTCGCACAACACCGATCGCAGCGAATCCCCGCCCGCCTCCGGAGCGGTGCCCGCCACGCAGCGCTCGCTCGCGCCCGACCTGGCGCGGGGATTCATGCTGCTCATCATCGCAACCGTACATGCGCACCTGTTCCGCGACTTCGCCGGCGCAGGCGGCTTCTCGCTCGCCGGTCCCCTCGACGTCGGCACCACCGCGGTGATGGCGCTGTTCGCCGAGAACCGCGGCTATCCCATGTTCGCCGCCCTGTTCGGCTACGGCCTCGCGCAGATCCTCCGGCGGCGCACCGCCGAGGGCCGCGAGTGGCCGTGGGTCCGGCGCCTGCTGCGCCGGCGCGGGCGCTGGCTCGTGGTCATCGGCGTCGCGCACACCGCCCTGCTGTTCCACGGCGACATCATCGCCGTCTACGGCCTGATCGCCCTCGTCTTCACCGCGGCCCTGGGCATGGGCGACCGGCGGCTGCTCACCCACGCCTTCGCGTGGATGGCGGCGGGCAGCCTGTTCTACGCCCTGGCCTCCACCCTGCTGTTCTCCGCCGCGGCCCAGAGCACCGGAGCCGACGTCACCTGGCTGTCGGACGCGCTGGCGCGCCTGGCCGTTTTCCCGTCCTTCCTGCCGCTGATGTTCGCGCTGTCGGTGTTCCCGTTCCTGATCGGCGTGTGGGCCGGACGGCGCCGCCTCTTGGAAGAACCGTGGCGCCACCTGCCCCTGCTGCGGCGGACCGCCGCATGGGGCGTCGGCACGAGCGTGGCCGGGGGCGTGCCGCAGGCGCTGATCAACATCGAGGTGTGGAACGCGGCCCCGGCGGCCGAGGCGGTCGTGTTCTGGCTGCACCTGCTCACCGGTTACGCGGGCGGATTCGGCTACGCGGCCGTCATCGCGCTGATCGCTCTCCGGCTGGACCGGCGGCGCGACGGCCGGCGCGGCCCCGTGGCCACCGCGCTCGCCGCCACCGGACAGCGGTCCATGACGTGCTACCTGCTGCAGTCGGTGGCCTGGCTGGCGCTGATCCCGCCCTACACCCTGGACATCGGCGCCTCACTGAGCGACGCCCAGGCCGTGGCGCTGGGCACCGCGGTGTGGCTGGCCACGGTCGTGCTGGCGGAGGCCCTGCGCCGGGCCGGGTTCCGGCGCGGCCCGGCCGAGTGGTTCCTGCGCCGGATGACCTACGGCCGCCCGCCCGAACCGGCGTCGCCGGGGTGA
- a CDS encoding SAM-dependent methyltransferase produces MDTSVAHNARVWNYWLGGKDNYAADRGAGDHVLSLFPSIVDVARADRAFLQRAVRHLAGEVGLRQFLDIGTGLPTAENTHEVAQAVAPESRVVYADNDPLVLVHARALLTSRPPGATDYIEADIREPETILEAAAATLDPDRPVGLMLLGVLNFVPDTEEARAVVARLVAELAPGSYVALTHPTLEMGGEANAEAMAFWNENATPPITPRTVADITAFADGLEIVEPGVVSCAEWRPEPDDAGAPRRVPQVGIVARKP; encoded by the coding sequence ATCGACACCTCGGTGGCCCACAACGCCCGAGTGTGGAACTACTGGTTGGGCGGCAAGGACAACTACGCGGCCGACCGCGGGGCCGGCGACCATGTGCTGTCGCTGTTCCCGAGCATCGTCGACGTCGCGCGCGCCGACCGCGCGTTCCTGCAGCGGGCTGTGCGCCATCTCGCGGGCGAGGTCGGACTGCGCCAGTTCCTGGACATCGGCACCGGGCTGCCCACCGCCGAGAACACCCACGAGGTCGCCCAGGCCGTCGCGCCGGAGTCGCGCGTGGTCTACGCCGACAACGATCCGCTGGTGCTGGTCCATGCCAGGGCCCTGCTGACCTCGCGGCCGCCGGGTGCCACCGACTACATCGAGGCCGACATCCGGGAGCCCGAGACCATCCTGGAGGCCGCCGCGGCCACCCTCGACCCGGACCGGCCCGTCGGGCTGATGCTGCTCGGCGTGCTCAACTTCGTGCCGGACACCGAGGAGGCCCGGGCCGTCGTCGCGCGGCTGGTGGCGGAACTTGCCCCGGGCAGCTACGTCGCGCTCACCCACCCCACTCTGGAGATGGGCGGCGAGGCCAACGCCGAAGCGATGGCGTTCTGGAACGAGAACGCCACCCCGCCGATCACGCCCCGCACGGTCGCCGACATCACCGCCTTCGCCGACGGCCTGGAGATCGTGGAGCCGGGCGTCGTGTCCTGCGCGGAGTGGCGGCCCGAGCCTGACGACGCCGGCGCACCGCGGCGCGTCCCGCAGGTGGGCATCGTCGCGCGCAAACCCTGA
- a CDS encoding NAD(P)H-dependent oxidoreductase: MRQDRTMKILWVFAHPERRSLNGSLMDEGLEELAELGHEYRVSDLYAMDFKPAVDADDAGGVGGAGCDRLFVGDAQERAYHQERLGADVRGEQEKIEWADVLVFHFPLWWFGPPAILKGWFDRVLVQGFAFGLNDERGRTRRYGDGGLVGKRALIVTSVGARESGFGPRGVHGQAEEVLFPLLHGTFWYTGAAALPPFVVYGADRSDSADFARRAAELRKRIGELDTAEPIAYRHENSADYDDDLVLSPESAPGRTGLGVHRAGPGPHGRPAPVESADGTGMRTPGRPAG; the protein is encoded by the coding sequence ATGAGGCAGGATCGCACCATGAAGATCCTGTGGGTGTTCGCGCACCCGGAACGCCGCTCTCTCAACGGTTCCCTGATGGACGAGGGACTGGAGGAGCTGGCGGAGCTCGGCCATGAATACCGCGTCAGCGACCTGTACGCGATGGACTTCAAACCCGCCGTCGACGCCGACGACGCGGGCGGTGTCGGCGGCGCGGGCTGTGACCGGCTGTTCGTCGGCGACGCCCAGGAGCGCGCCTACCACCAGGAGCGCCTCGGCGCCGACGTGCGCGGCGAGCAGGAGAAGATCGAGTGGGCCGACGTGCTGGTGTTCCACTTCCCCCTGTGGTGGTTCGGCCCGCCCGCCATCCTCAAAGGGTGGTTCGACCGCGTACTCGTCCAAGGCTTCGCCTTCGGCCTCAACGACGAACGGGGCCGCACCCGCCGCTATGGCGACGGCGGGCTGGTCGGCAAGCGCGCGCTCATCGTCACCTCGGTGGGCGCGCGCGAATCGGGATTCGGGCCGCGGGGCGTGCACGGGCAGGCCGAGGAGGTGCTGTTCCCGCTGCTGCACGGCACCTTCTGGTACACCGGCGCCGCGGCGCTGCCGCCGTTCGTGGTCTACGGCGCCGACCGGTCCGACAGCGCCGATTTCGCCCGCCGCGCCGCCGAGCTGCGCAAGCGGATCGGGGAGCTGGACACCGCCGAACCCATCGCCTACCGGCACGAGAACAGCGCCGACTACGACGACGACCTCGTGCTGAGCCCGGAGTCGGCTCCGGGCCGCACGGGCCTGGGTGTGCACCGGGCCGGGCCCGGGCCCCACGGCCGCCCCGCCCCCGTCGAGTCGGCGGACGGGACCGGCATGCGCACCCCCGGCCGCCCCGCCGGGTGA
- a CDS encoding TetR/AcrR family transcriptional regulator produces MARRAEARTGGRAGAWQWSRTAHTRRVLLESAREVFAENGFADAAVADMVERAGSSVGSLYHHFGGKTELFLALWENQQAADEEQAAGAVAQARADGEQDPLELFVAGARAFLDGSWQRRDVSLLLLTGDGPPGFDALRRRRSREWVRRNSVLLQAGDSALERLTVSVLTAIIGEARREIVAADSRGEADRLIEAAVGLIRRLGR; encoded by the coding sequence ATGGCACGCAGGGCGGAGGCCCGCACGGGCGGGCGCGCGGGTGCGTGGCAGTGGAGCCGAACCGCCCACACCCGCCGGGTCCTGCTGGAATCCGCCCGGGAGGTGTTCGCCGAGAACGGGTTCGCCGACGCCGCCGTCGCCGACATGGTCGAGCGGGCGGGATCCAGCGTCGGCAGCCTCTACCACCACTTCGGCGGCAAGACCGAGTTGTTCCTGGCGCTGTGGGAGAACCAGCAGGCCGCCGACGAGGAGCAGGCCGCCGGCGCCGTCGCCCAGGCGCGCGCGGACGGCGAGCAGGACCCCCTCGAACTGTTCGTCGCGGGGGCGCGCGCCTTCCTCGACGGCTCCTGGCAGCGCCGCGACGTGAGCCTGCTGCTGCTCACCGGCGACGGCCCGCCCGGTTTCGACGCGCTGCGCCGCCGACGCAGCCGGGAGTGGGTGCGCCGGAACTCCGTACTGCTGCAAGCCGGCGACTCCGCTCTGGAACGCCTCACCGTCAGCGTGCTCACCGCGATCATCGGCGAGGCGCGCCGCGAGATCGTGGCGGCCGACTCCCGCGGGGAGGCCGACCGGCTCATCGAGGCGGCCGTCGGCCTGATCCGGCGCCTGGGGCGGTGA
- a CDS encoding acyl-CoA thioesterase, whose amino-acid sequence MDTADNAANGPGAGGAEEPDYAHWTEIPTRWADNDAYGHMNNTVHYAFMDTAINTWLVEEGGLDYRGGDVIGMCVESQCSYTAEVAFPEVLAVGLSVARLGTSSVQYRVGLYRRDRRTEVARGRFVHVFVDRTNRRPVPVEGPLRVALEKLQTGAA is encoded by the coding sequence GTGGACACGGCCGACAACGCCGCGAACGGTCCGGGGGCCGGCGGCGCCGAGGAGCCCGACTACGCCCACTGGACGGAGATCCCCACGCGCTGGGCCGACAACGACGCCTACGGCCACATGAACAACACGGTCCACTACGCGTTCATGGACACCGCCATCAACACATGGCTGGTCGAGGAGGGCGGCCTGGACTACCGCGGCGGCGACGTCATCGGCATGTGCGTGGAGTCGCAGTGCTCCTACACCGCCGAAGTCGCGTTCCCCGAGGTGCTCGCCGTCGGATTGTCGGTGGCCCGCCTGGGCACGTCCTCCGTGCAGTACCGGGTAGGGCTCTACCGGCGCGATCGGCGCACCGAGGTGGCCCGGGGACGGTTCGTGCACGTCTTCGTCGACCGCACGAACCGCCGGCCCGTCCCTGTCGAAGGCCCGCTGCGCGTCGCCTTGGAGAAGCTGCAGACCGGCGCCGCGTGA
- a CDS encoding zinc-binding dehydrogenase: MNAPAPETVRAAVLEEIGADAPYARSRPLQVRELGLAPPGPGELLVRVRAAGLCHSDLSVVNGDRPRPVPMVLGHEAAGEVVACGSGADDRFAPGDHVVLYFVAPCGGCARCLEGRPALCVRGAAANNAGDLVGGGRRWSGSGGERPAHHLGVSAFSEYTVVSAASAVRVDSDLPFEVAALFGCAVLTGVGSALKAAEVRPGERVAVFGLGGVGLSALLGANVAGAAQVVGVDPIEAKRDLAGRLGATDRLPGGPDAVDAVHELTGGGADKVVDTTGDAGVLAQAYLAARPGGTTVTVGLPHPDRHVSIPAVTLAAQERTLRGSYLGSGVPARDIPAYISLYRRGMLPVTELLSGRLRLDEVNEGFDRLASGAAVRQVVEL, encoded by the coding sequence GTGAACGCACCCGCACCCGAGACCGTGCGCGCCGCCGTCCTGGAGGAGATCGGCGCCGACGCCCCCTACGCCCGCTCGCGCCCGCTGCAGGTGCGCGAACTCGGACTCGCGCCGCCCGGCCCCGGTGAGCTGCTGGTGCGCGTCCGAGCGGCCGGATTGTGCCACTCCGATCTGTCGGTGGTCAACGGCGACCGGCCGCGCCCGGTGCCGATGGTGCTGGGCCACGAAGCCGCGGGCGAAGTCGTCGCCTGCGGCTCCGGGGCCGACGACCGGTTCGCGCCCGGCGACCACGTGGTGCTCTACTTCGTCGCCCCCTGCGGCGGCTGCGCCCGCTGCCTGGAGGGGCGCCCCGCGCTGTGCGTGCGCGGGGCCGCCGCCAACAACGCCGGCGACCTGGTGGGCGGCGGCCGGCGCTGGTCCGGCTCCGGCGGCGAGCGGCCCGCCCACCACCTGGGCGTCTCCGCGTTCTCCGAGTACACGGTGGTCTCGGCCGCCTCGGCGGTGCGCGTGGATTCCGACCTGCCGTTCGAGGTCGCCGCGCTGTTCGGGTGCGCGGTGCTGACCGGAGTCGGGTCCGCCCTCAAGGCCGCCGAGGTGCGGCCGGGCGAGCGCGTGGCGGTGTTCGGCCTGGGCGGTGTCGGGCTCTCGGCGCTGCTGGGGGCCAACGTGGCGGGTGCGGCACAGGTCGTCGGCGTCGATCCGATCGAGGCCAAACGCGACCTGGCGGGGCGGCTGGGCGCCACCGACCGGCTTCCGGGCGGCCCCGACGCGGTGGACGCCGTCCACGAACTGACCGGGGGCGGCGCCGACAAGGTCGTCGACACCACCGGCGACGCCGGCGTGCTCGCCCAGGCCTACCTGGCGGCCCGCCCGGGCGGCACCACGGTCACCGTCGGACTCCCCCACCCCGACCGGCACGTGTCGATCCCCGCCGTCACCCTGGCCGCCCAGGAGCGCACCCTGCGCGGCAGCTACCTCGGTTCCGGGGTGCCGGCCCGCGACATCCCCGCCTACATCTCCCTCTACCGGCGCGGCATGCTGCCGGTCACCGAACTGCTGTCCGGTCGCCTGCGCCTGGACGAGGTCAACGAGGGGTTCGACCGCCTGGCCTCGGGCGCGGCGGTGCGCCAGGTGGTCGAGCTCTAG